One genomic region from Muriicola soli encodes:
- a CDS encoding penicillin acylase family protein, protein MNRILGSRTFQNPYFYRTCIMVTGYFIISLLLSCTSNPEEQLSLVGLEEPVEIIRDKWGINHIYAANEHDLFFAQGYAAARDRLFQFEIWRRQATGTVAEILGQRELKRDIGTRLFKYRGDMTREMNHYHDRGAAIITAYTEGVNAYIEEALKNPQSLPVEFHMLDILPQKWTPDVVISRHQGLLGNIGAELEIGMAVNLLGVEKVKELYWFHPKDPILEMDAALDPSLLKEDILELYYAYRKSVRFTPNDVVASYRGKNSASLYEEQLNGFRDSLSIGSNNWVLSGEMTVDGQALMANDPHRTIAVPSLRYMAHLVAPGWNVIGGGEPEIPGISIGHNEYGAWGLTVFRTDGEDLYVYDLNPENLEEYKYQGKWEAMSSILESIPVKDSETVQVSLKYTRHGPVTFIDSVNLKAYAVRCAWLEPGGSPYLASLRMDQAKSWDEFREACNYSHIPGENMVWADKEGTIGWQAVGIAPLRRNFSGLVPVPGDGRYEWDGYLPIVDKPHEVNPERGYIATANQNVTPANYDQWDAIGFSWSDPYRGDRIDEVLSSGGKFNLEAMKALQVDCVSLPARILVPLLSELSLQGKYKEALDLLTTWDCQLLQGSVEAGIYVAFEKQLKRLAEEKFIPEKAKGIIEDLQMKRILDWIINPESVFGPDAEGERNALLEEAFVNGIQSLENELGYNMKEWIYGQPKYKHTYMIHPLANAVSPNWADSLNLGPLPRGGNGYTPGSTGNNDRQSSGASFRMIVPTGNWDQAVGTNSPGQSGDPESPFYDNLFTSWAKDEYFPVYFSRAKIDSVAADRLTLVPD, encoded by the coding sequence ATGAATAGAATTTTAGGAAGTCGGACTTTTCAGAATCCATATTTTTACAGGACTTGCATTATGGTCACAGGGTATTTTATAATCAGCCTGCTACTTTCCTGTACGTCGAATCCTGAAGAACAACTCAGTTTGGTTGGACTTGAAGAGCCTGTGGAGATCATCAGGGATAAATGGGGCATTAATCACATTTATGCTGCCAATGAACACGACCTCTTTTTTGCACAGGGATATGCAGCTGCCAGAGACCGTTTGTTTCAGTTTGAAATATGGCGAAGGCAGGCCACGGGTACCGTAGCTGAAATCCTTGGCCAACGCGAGCTAAAAAGGGACATCGGTACGCGGCTCTTTAAATACAGAGGGGACATGACCCGTGAAATGAACCACTATCATGATCGCGGAGCAGCAATCATAACTGCTTATACCGAGGGGGTAAACGCATATATTGAAGAGGCCTTAAAGAATCCGCAATCCCTGCCTGTTGAATTCCACATGCTGGATATTCTCCCTCAAAAATGGACTCCGGATGTGGTAATTTCAAGGCATCAGGGGCTTTTGGGAAATATTGGAGCTGAGCTCGAGATCGGGATGGCAGTAAATCTATTAGGTGTTGAAAAGGTAAAGGAACTTTATTGGTTTCATCCTAAGGATCCCATTCTGGAAATGGATGCGGCTTTGGATCCTTCCCTGCTCAAAGAAGACATTTTGGAGCTTTATTACGCTTACCGGAAGTCGGTGCGATTCACTCCAAATGATGTTGTTGCGTCTTATAGAGGAAAAAATAGTGCCTCCCTTTATGAAGAACAGCTTAACGGTTTTCGGGATTCTCTTTCGATCGGAAGTAACAATTGGGTATTGAGTGGAGAAATGACGGTTGATGGCCAGGCGCTAATGGCCAATGATCCTCACAGGACAATTGCCGTTCCTTCCCTCAGATATATGGCACACCTGGTTGCACCGGGCTGGAATGTGATAGGAGGGGGTGAGCCCGAAATTCCGGGAATTTCCATTGGGCATAATGAGTACGGTGCCTGGGGACTCACCGTTTTCAGGACCGATGGTGAAGACCTTTACGTATATGATCTCAATCCTGAGAATCTGGAGGAATATAAGTACCAGGGCAAATGGGAGGCCATGAGTTCGATTTTAGAATCTATCCCCGTAAAAGACTCCGAGACTGTTCAGGTGAGTTTGAAGTATACCAGGCATGGCCCCGTGACTTTTATAGACAGTGTGAATCTGAAGGCTTATGCAGTGAGATGTGCCTGGTTAGAGCCCGGAGGATCCCCATATTTGGCTTCCTTGCGCATGGATCAGGCAAAGAGTTGGGACGAATTCCGCGAAGCTTGCAATTACAGCCACATTCCCGGAGAGAATATGGTCTGGGCTGACAAGGAGGGCACTATTGGATGGCAAGCGGTTGGAATAGCACCTTTGAGAAGGAATTTTAGTGGTCTGGTGCCTGTCCCCGGGGACGGGCGGTATGAATGGGACGGATATCTTCCCATTGTTGACAAACCCCATGAAGTAAATCCCGAGCGGGGATATATCGCTACGGCAAATCAAAATGTGACCCCTGCCAACTACGATCAATGGGATGCCATTGGTTTTTCCTGGTCTGATCCCTATCGGGGAGATCGGATTGATGAGGTACTCAGTTCAGGAGGTAAATTTAATTTGGAAGCAATGAAAGCCCTTCAGGTAGATTGTGTTTCCTTACCGGCAAGGATACTGGTGCCGCTTCTGTCTGAACTCTCTTTGCAGGGTAAATATAAAGAGGCACTTGATTTGCTCACTACCTGGGATTGCCAACTCTTGCAGGGAAGTGTAGAAGCCGGAATTTACGTGGCATTCGAAAAACAGTTAAAGAGGTTGGCCGAGGAGAAATTTATCCCGGAGAAGGCAAAAGGCATCATTGAAGATTTACAAATGAAAAGGATTCTAGATTGGATCATCAACCCAGAGTCTGTATTTGGCCCCGATGCAGAAGGGGAGAGGAATGCTCTATTGGAAGAGGCCTTTGTCAATGGAATTCAATCTTTAGAGAATGAACTGGGTTATAATATGAAGGAGTGGATTTATGGGCAACCAAAATACAAACACACGTATATGATTCACCCTCTGGCAAATGCGGTGAGCCCAAATTGGGCAGATTCACTAAACCTGGGTCCCCTACCTCGCGGCGGGAACGGTTATACTCCGGGTTCTACCGGGAACAATGATAGGCAAAGCAGCGGGGCTTCCTTCAGGATGATTGTGCCAACAGGAAACTGGGATCAGGCTGTGGGTACAAACAGTCCTGGTCAGTCAGGAGATCCGGAGAGTCCATTCTATGACAACTTGTTTACTTCCTGGGCAAAAGATGAGTATTTTCCGGTCTATTTTTCCCGAGCTAAAATCGATTCTGTCGCGGCAGATCGCCTGACACTGGTACCGGATTGA
- the gldA gene encoding gliding motility-associated ABC transporter ATP-binding subunit GldA — translation MSIRVENLSKAYSGHLALDNISFSVNKGEIVGFLGPNGAGKSTMMKILTTYLNADKGEAWVNEHNVNSEARKVQRCIGYLPENNPLYLEMYVREYLNFIAELQSFSKDSVNSVITQVGLEKEAHKKISQLSKGYRQRVGLAAALVHQPEVLILDEPTTGLDPNQLLEIRKLIRELGKERTVFLSTHIMKEVEAVCDRVLIINKGVLVADQKLSALRAGTEQIIEVEFDYRVEEAFLKKLPHVTHVKNTVGFVYEITFKHEKDMRAVVFDFAHDNKLKTLQLSRKNKNLESLFTELTRA, via the coding sequence ATGTCGATTCGCGTCGAAAACCTCAGTAAAGCATACAGCGGGCATCTTGCCTTAGATAATATCTCCTTCAGTGTTAATAAAGGGGAGATTGTTGGTTTCCTCGGCCCTAATGGTGCAGGAAAGTCTACAATGATGAAGATTCTCACTACTTATCTCAATGCCGATAAGGGAGAAGCATGGGTCAACGAACATAATGTTAATTCCGAAGCTAGGAAAGTACAGCGCTGTATTGGTTATCTACCCGAAAACAACCCCCTCTACCTGGAAATGTACGTAAGGGAATACCTGAATTTTATAGCAGAATTACAGTCATTTTCCAAGGATTCCGTAAACTCCGTAATCACCCAGGTGGGCCTGGAAAAAGAGGCCCACAAAAAGATTTCACAGCTATCCAAAGGCTACAGGCAACGCGTAGGACTTGCTGCAGCTTTGGTTCACCAACCCGAGGTACTTATCCTGGATGAGCCCACTACCGGATTAGACCCCAACCAACTCCTCGAAATACGAAAACTCATCAGGGAACTAGGCAAAGAAAGAACCGTATTCCTTTCCACTCATATCATGAAAGAAGTGGAAGCGGTGTGCGACCGCGTGCTGATCATAAATAAAGGAGTTCTTGTAGCCGATCAGAAACTCTCGGCACTACGGGCAGGTACCGAACAGATCATTGAAGTGGAATTTGATTACAGGGTGGAAGAAGCTTTTTTAAAAAAACTTCCCCATGTTACCCATGTAAAAAACACCGTTGGATTTGTCTATGAGATCACCTTTAAGCATGAAAAAGATATGAGAGCGGTGGTTTTCGACTTCGCCCATGACAACAAGCTGAAAACACTTCAATTGAGCCGGAAGAATAAAAACCTGGAAAGCCTGTTTACAGAACTCACCAGGGCCTGA
- a CDS encoding prephenate dehydratase, with product MRKRIAIQGIKGSNHHQVAREYFGDEIELVECLSFHSLVDQLLEGKADKGVMAIENSIAGSIIPNYALVYENNLHIIGEHYLNIHHHLMGLRGQTIADIREVRSHPMALLQCREYLKTQSHIKMVEDVDTAETAFRIREEKLSGIAAIAPEMAAEMYDLEIISPEIQTIKNNATRFIIVKTVNKELPKEEINKASLRFITDHKRGSLATVLNVMSDCNLNLTKIQSLPIIETPWKYAFFVDVTFDDYNHFAKSKSLLQIMSEDFKVLGEYKNTRI from the coding sequence GTGAGAAAACGAATTGCAATTCAGGGTATCAAGGGCTCAAACCACCATCAGGTGGCCAGGGAATACTTTGGTGACGAAATTGAACTTGTTGAGTGTCTCTCTTTCCATAGCCTGGTAGACCAGCTCCTGGAAGGAAAGGCAGACAAGGGGGTGATGGCTATAGAGAATTCCATAGCAGGTTCAATTATTCCAAATTACGCTTTAGTGTATGAAAATAATTTGCACATTATCGGGGAGCATTACCTCAATATCCATCACCATCTGATGGGACTCAGAGGACAGACCATTGCCGATATTCGGGAAGTGAGATCGCACCCCATGGCACTCTTGCAGTGCAGGGAATACCTGAAAACACAATCCCATATTAAAATGGTAGAAGATGTAGATACTGCCGAGACAGCTTTCCGCATACGGGAAGAAAAATTGTCCGGAATTGCTGCAATTGCTCCGGAAATGGCTGCTGAAATGTACGATCTGGAAATTATTTCCCCTGAAATCCAGACCATAAAAAACAATGCAACCCGATTTATCATCGTAAAAACGGTGAATAAGGAATTGCCAAAAGAAGAAATCAATAAGGCGTCATTGCGGTTTATTACAGACCACAAAAGGGGTAGCCTTGCAACGGTTCTCAACGTGATGAGCGATTGTAATTTAAACCTTACCAAGATCCAGAGTTTACCTATAATTGAAACGCCCTGGAAATACGCCTTTTTCGTTGATGTCACTTTTGACGATTACAACCACTTCGCAAAATCGAAGTCGCTTTTACAAATCATGTCCGAAGATTTCAAGGTGTTGGGCGAATATAAAAACACACGGATATGA
- a CDS encoding pyridoxal phosphate-dependent aminotransferase, with protein sequence MITTADRLKSVEEYYFSRKLKEVRGLMAEGRPIINMGIGSPDLSPSPEVLSTLKEAISENGAHQYQSYQGLPELRQAISDFYLEKFAVEADPGTEILPLMGSKEGIMHISMAFLNPGDEVLIPDPGYPTYRAVTQLIGATPRTYSLSEEKQWFPDLKKLASEDLSRVKLMWVSYPHMPTGATVNEKQWGELVDFAKTHQILMVNDNPYSFVLGTNPMSILQIPGAREVALELNSLSKTFNMAGWRVGMVLGKADHINAILKVKSNMDSGMFYGIQKGAIAALKSGRSWFEALDEVYQARRKHMFELATLLNCTFDHKAVGMFVWAKLPEGAASSEEFIDRILYEKDIFIAPGTIFGSKGEGYIRFSLCVKSEKIKEAIARFKN encoded by the coding sequence ATGATCACTACGGCAGACAGACTCAAGTCGGTTGAAGAATATTACTTCTCAAGAAAACTTAAAGAAGTGCGTGGCCTGATGGCTGAAGGAAGACCTATTATTAATATGGGTATAGGCAGTCCTGATCTTTCTCCTTCTCCGGAGGTTCTCAGCACCTTAAAGGAAGCGATTTCTGAAAACGGAGCGCATCAGTATCAGAGTTATCAGGGCTTACCTGAGCTAAGACAGGCCATTTCTGATTTCTATTTGGAGAAATTTGCGGTTGAGGCCGATCCGGGCACGGAAATACTGCCATTAATGGGGTCTAAGGAAGGAATCATGCATATAAGTATGGCATTCCTCAATCCGGGAGACGAAGTATTGATCCCGGATCCGGGATATCCTACATATAGGGCCGTAACCCAACTCATCGGAGCGACTCCCAGAACCTATTCCTTGAGTGAAGAAAAACAATGGTTTCCCGACTTGAAAAAGCTGGCAAGTGAAGATCTGAGCAGGGTTAAGCTGATGTGGGTAAGTTACCCGCACATGCCTACGGGTGCTACCGTAAACGAAAAACAATGGGGCGAATTAGTCGATTTTGCCAAAACACATCAAATACTGATGGTCAATGACAACCCCTATAGTTTCGTGCTGGGAACAAATCCTATGAGCATACTTCAGATTCCGGGTGCCAGGGAAGTTGCTCTGGAACTTAACTCTCTGAGTAAAACATTTAATATGGCGGGATGGCGCGTAGGGATGGTTCTGGGAAAGGCCGATCACATTAATGCCATCCTAAAGGTAAAGAGCAATATGGATTCAGGGATGTTTTACGGCATTCAGAAAGGAGCGATAGCAGCATTAAAAAGCGGTAGAAGCTGGTTTGAAGCGCTTGACGAGGTTTACCAGGCGAGAAGAAAGCACATGTTTGAGCTGGCAACACTACTGAATTGCACCTTCGATCATAAGGCAGTCGGGATGTTTGTATGGGCCAAGTTGCCTGAAGGAGCAGCTTCTTCTGAAGAGTTTATAGACCGCATTCTCTATGAGAAAGATATTTTTATTGCTCCCGGAACTATTTTTGGGAGTAAAGGTGAAGGGTATATTCGATTTTCCCTCTGCGTTAAATCAGAAAAAATCAAAGAGGCCATAGCTCGATTTAAAAATTAG
- a CDS encoding prephenate dehydrogenase, producing the protein MKIGIIGIGLIGGSMSKDLKKILPDAEIFGFDHNPEHLKTALELNLIDHVGDDSMIEEADIIFLAIPVDAAVNALPDLLGKVKDDGLIIDAGSTKSLICSSVSGHAKRRNFLACHPIAGTEFSGPTAAIDGLYDGKTNIICEVEKTAFKLQEKALDLFAKMGMRIRYMNPEAHDKHIAYVSHLSHISSFMLGKTVIEKEKNERDIFDMAGSGFESTVRLAKSSPDMWTPIFEQNKLNVIETLEEYIQNLQAFKDKLLNNDMEGIYQEMEDTNKIKEILKGIPLNKI; encoded by the coding sequence ATGAAAATAGGAATTATAGGAATTGGCTTAATAGGAGGTTCGATGTCAAAGGACCTGAAAAAGATCCTGCCCGATGCTGAGATTTTTGGTTTTGACCATAATCCGGAACATCTCAAGACGGCCCTGGAACTCAACCTTATTGATCATGTCGGGGATGATTCTATGATAGAGGAGGCAGATATTATATTTCTGGCAATTCCTGTTGATGCGGCAGTAAATGCCCTGCCAGACCTTCTCGGGAAAGTTAAAGATGACGGGCTTATTATCGATGCGGGTTCAACAAAATCACTGATATGTTCATCAGTGAGCGGACATGCGAAGAGAAGAAATTTCCTGGCTTGTCACCCTATTGCAGGTACTGAATTCTCGGGGCCTACAGCAGCTATAGATGGTCTATACGACGGCAAGACCAACATCATCTGTGAAGTTGAAAAGACGGCTTTTAAATTACAGGAAAAAGCTTTGGATCTCTTCGCGAAAATGGGGATGAGGATCAGGTATATGAATCCTGAAGCTCACGATAAGCATATTGCCTACGTAAGTCACCTCTCGCACATCAGTTCATTTATGCTGGGTAAAACCGTAATAGAAAAAGAAAAGAACGAAAGGGACATCTTTGACATGGCAGGAAGTGGATTTGAAAGCACCGTTAGACTGGCAAAAAGTTCGCCTGATATGTGGACTCCTATTTTTGAGCAGAATAAACTTAATGTGATTGAAACCCTGGAAGAATACATACAGAACCTCCAGGCTTTTAAGGACAAATTGCTGAACAATGATATGGAAGGAATCTATCAGGAGATGGAGGATACCAATAAAATAAAAGAGATATTAAAAGGAATACCACTGAATAAAATTTAA
- a CDS encoding bifunctional 3-deoxy-7-phosphoheptulonate synthase/chorismate mutase type II: MENSKKLRGWLDEMALPHPLVIAGPCSAETEKQVLQIAHDLKDTDVNFYRAGIWKPRTRPGNFEGVGAIGLRWLQQVKKETGLKTATEVANRTHVELALEHDVDLLWIGARSTVSPFIVQEIADALKGTDKIVLVKNPVNPDLSLWLGAVERLHSADIEKLGVIHRGFSTYEKTKYRNIPEWQLAIELQTRFPDLPLINDPSHITGKRDMIFDVSQTALDLNFDGLMIETHCDPEKAWSDAAQQVTPKRLVQIMEDLKIRKETDEEAEYKNDLNNLRAQIDIIDNQLIDILGKRMQVSDGIGLLKKQRNVAVLQTNRWNAILGKMILEGEAKGLSEEFVLKMFKAIHQESINHQEKIINS, encoded by the coding sequence ATGGAGAATTCAAAAAAATTGAGAGGCTGGTTAGACGAAATGGCACTCCCTCACCCTTTAGTGATAGCGGGCCCATGTAGTGCCGAAACCGAGAAGCAGGTCTTGCAAATTGCGCATGACCTCAAGGATACAGATGTCAATTTTTACCGGGCAGGGATATGGAAACCGCGGACACGGCCCGGAAACTTTGAAGGAGTAGGTGCTATTGGTCTTAGGTGGCTACAGCAAGTTAAAAAGGAAACCGGTTTAAAAACTGCAACCGAAGTAGCCAACAGAACACATGTGGAACTTGCCCTGGAACACGATGTAGACCTTTTGTGGATTGGAGCCAGATCAACGGTGAGTCCGTTTATCGTGCAGGAAATTGCAGATGCGCTTAAAGGAACGGATAAGATTGTGCTGGTTAAGAATCCGGTTAATCCGGACCTTTCGCTCTGGCTTGGAGCTGTGGAGCGTCTTCATTCGGCAGATATCGAGAAGTTGGGCGTTATCCACAGAGGATTTTCAACCTATGAAAAAACAAAGTACAGAAATATTCCTGAGTGGCAGTTGGCTATTGAGTTACAGACCAGATTCCCTGACCTGCCACTGATCAACGACCCCTCACATATCACGGGTAAAAGAGACATGATTTTTGATGTCTCCCAAACGGCTCTGGATCTCAATTTTGATGGACTGATGATCGAGACGCACTGCGACCCTGAAAAAGCATGGAGCGACGCGGCACAGCAAGTTACCCCTAAAAGACTCGTACAAATCATGGAAGACCTGAAGATCAGAAAAGAAACCGACGAAGAAGCGGAATACAAAAACGACCTGAACAATTTAAGGGCACAGATCGATATTATTGATAACCAGCTCATAGATATTCTTGGAAAGAGAATGCAGGTTTCGGACGGAATCGGGTTATTAAAAAAACAACGCAATGTAGCCGTTCTCCAAACCAACCGATGGAACGCCATTTTAGGTAAAATGATCCTGGAAGGTGAAGCAAAAGGATTGAGCGAGGAATTCGTCCTCAAAATGTTTAAAGCTATTCACCAGGAGTCGATTAATCATCAGGAAAAGATCATTAATTCGTAA
- a CDS encoding head GIN domain-containing protein: MKKVIFLTSLLITTVSFAQRIIDREVGEFNEIKVYDLIEVNLIKSNENRILIKGEHVDDIKFVNKDGVLKLRMQLERKFQGEDTLIEVYYTDIDIIDGNEGAKIVCNETVEKDKITLKAQEGAQITVGLEVNHVDVRAVTGGIVEASGLATNQFIVITTGGIFEGRELKTSNSSVKIRAGGEASLSATEDVDINVTAGGDVYVYGNPKNVNKNTVAGGRIYIRD; the protein is encoded by the coding sequence ATGAAAAAAGTTATTTTTCTTACTTCTTTACTTATCACTACTGTGAGTTTTGCTCAACGAATTATCGACAGGGAAGTCGGCGAATTCAATGAGATCAAAGTTTACGATCTTATAGAGGTAAACCTGATCAAATCCAACGAAAATCGCATCCTGATCAAGGGTGAGCACGTAGATGATATCAAATTTGTCAACAAGGATGGCGTCCTAAAGTTACGGATGCAACTCGAAAGGAAATTTCAGGGAGAGGACACCTTAATTGAAGTTTACTACACGGATATAGACATAATTGACGGCAATGAGGGAGCTAAAATTGTCTGCAATGAGACGGTAGAGAAAGACAAGATTACCTTAAAGGCTCAGGAAGGTGCGCAGATAACAGTGGGCCTGGAGGTTAATCATGTTGATGTGCGCGCGGTAACCGGGGGCATAGTAGAAGCCTCAGGACTCGCAACAAATCAATTTATTGTTATTACAACAGGAGGGATTTTTGAAGGTCGGGAACTCAAGACCTCCAATTCTTCTGTAAAGATTCGTGCCGGTGGTGAGGCCTCCCTTAGCGCTACGGAGGATGTAGACATCAACGTTACGGCGGGAGGAGACGTCTACGTTTATGGCAATCCAAAAAATGTCAACAAAAATACTGTAGCCGGAGGACGAATCTATATCAGAGATTAA
- the rsgA gene encoding ribosome small subunit-dependent GTPase A: MKGTVYKSTGSWYTVKTAEGEVYDCRIKGRFRIKGIKSTNPVAVGDVVNFDLEQTGDTTFGVIHDIEERINYIIRKSVKLSKQTHIIAANIDQVFLMITLNNPKTYTIFIDRFLATSEAYDIKTVLLFNKIDSYKEEELDEVRYLAALYRKIGYTCLGISAKEGKNVEQVKEMMVGKTSMFSGHSGVGKSTLINAIEPSLELKTAEISEQHLQGQHTTTFAEMYDLSFNARIIDTPGIKGFGLVDMEKEEIGDYFPEFFALKQDCKFNNCLHVDEPQCAVKEALEYDEVSWSRYKSYLQMVSGEEDTYRFDDFDE; the protein is encoded by the coding sequence ATGAAGGGAACTGTTTATAAATCTACAGGGAGTTGGTACACTGTGAAAACCGCTGAGGGGGAGGTGTACGACTGCCGTATAAAAGGCCGTTTCAGGATCAAGGGTATAAAAAGTACCAATCCTGTTGCAGTTGGTGATGTGGTTAATTTCGACTTGGAACAAACCGGGGATACTACTTTCGGGGTTATCCACGATATTGAGGAAAGGATAAATTACATCATAAGGAAATCCGTTAAGCTATCCAAGCAAACTCATATCATCGCAGCGAACATCGACCAGGTTTTTCTAATGATCACACTTAATAATCCGAAGACCTATACCATTTTTATAGACCGATTTCTCGCAACATCTGAGGCCTATGACATAAAAACGGTTTTGCTCTTTAACAAGATTGATTCTTATAAAGAAGAAGAGCTGGATGAGGTGAGGTACCTGGCTGCTCTATACCGAAAAATAGGATATACCTGTCTCGGCATTTCAGCTAAGGAAGGTAAGAATGTTGAGCAAGTTAAAGAGATGATGGTGGGGAAGACCAGTATGTTCTCCGGGCATTCAGGAGTGGGTAAATCTACCCTGATCAATGCCATAGAACCTTCCTTGGAACTGAAAACCGCTGAGATTTCTGAACAGCATTTACAGGGGCAGCACACCACTACTTTCGCAGAGATGTACGATCTGAGTTTTAATGCTCGTATAATTGATACCCCGGGGATAAAAGGCTTTGGCCTTGTAGATATGGAGAAAGAAGAAATTGGAGATTATTTTCCTGAATTTTTTGCTTTAAAACAAGACTGCAAATTCAACAATTGTCTTCATGTAGATGAGCCCCAATGCGCTGTAAAAGAAGCCCTTGAATATGATGAGGTTTCCTGGAGCAGGTATAAAAGTTATCTGCAAATGGTTAGCGGGGAAGAGGATACTTATCGCTTTGATGATTTTGATGAATAA
- the dtd gene encoding D-aminoacyl-tRNA deacylase — protein MRAVVQRVAWANVTVEEKRIAEIEQGLLILLGIEDADSQDDILWLSNKITNLRIFNDKEGVMNLSLKEVDGDAVVVSQFTLHANTKKGNRPSYIRASKPKVAIPLYEEFVEQLELDLGKKVGTGIFGADMKVAFLNDGPVTIVIDTKIKDL, from the coding sequence ATGAGAGCAGTTGTTCAAAGGGTGGCCTGGGCAAACGTTACGGTTGAAGAGAAGAGAATAGCTGAAATCGAACAAGGACTGCTTATCCTTTTGGGGATTGAGGATGCCGATTCACAGGACGACATCCTATGGCTTTCAAATAAAATTACCAATTTGCGTATCTTCAACGATAAGGAAGGGGTGATGAATCTCTCCCTTAAAGAGGTGGATGGCGATGCCGTAGTGGTTAGTCAGTTTACCTTACATGCAAATACCAAAAAAGGGAACAGACCATCATATATCCGGGCTTCAAAACCAAAGGTGGCTATACCCTTGTACGAAGAATTTGTAGAACAACTGGAGTTAGACCTCGGTAAAAAAGTGGGAACAGGAATATTCGGGGCTGACATGAAAGTTGCCTTTTTAAATGATGGTCCGGTGACTATCGTCATCGACACAAAAATAAAAGACCTATGA
- a CDS encoding nucleotide pyrophosphohydrolase gives MNISHAQLAVDQWIKDHGVRYFNELTNMAQLTEEVGEVARIIARRYGEQSEKPSDKDKDLGEELADVLFVVLCLANQTGINLQEAFDRKLDLKAKRDHQRHQDNKKLK, from the coding sequence ATGAACATCAGCCATGCACAATTAGCAGTAGATCAGTGGATAAAAGATCACGGAGTACGATACTTTAACGAACTCACCAACATGGCTCAGTTAACTGAGGAAGTAGGAGAAGTTGCTAGGATCATAGCACGCAGGTACGGGGAGCAAAGTGAAAAGCCCTCCGATAAGGATAAGGATCTGGGGGAGGAGTTGGCTGATGTACTCTTTGTTGTACTCTGTCTCGCAAATCAAACCGGAATTAATCTCCAGGAAGCCTTTGACCGAAAACTAGATCTAAAGGCGAAGCGTGATCACCAGCGTCACCAGGACAATAAAAAACTCAAATAA